Proteins from a single region of Apium graveolens cultivar Ventura chromosome 7, ASM990537v1, whole genome shotgun sequence:
- the LOC141671102 gene encoding glutamate receptor 3.6 isoform X2, translating to MSIVWALLLCLLYNGYHSSGADVIKRPQTVNIGSIFTFNSVIGKVAKVAVQAAIEDVNSSPLILHGTKLKLTMHDSNSSGFLAITDALQFMEGDTVAIIGPQSSVLAHVISHVANEFKIPLLSFSATDPTLSSLQYPFFIRTTQNDLFQMAAIADVISFYDWRKVIAIYIDDDHGRNGIAALADELATRRCEISYRVPLETVSTQGDIKEVLVKVALMESRIYVVHTYTGQGLDVFAVAQSLGMTDSGSVWFATNWLSTLLDTSGPLSLEASSSVQGVVTMRMYTPDSEHKRDFISKWSNLTKKDIKSPLGLSTYGLYAYDTVWLLAHALDEFFDQGGKISFSNDSRLNELGGGSLRLDAMTVFSGGDSLLESILQVNMTGITGPIKFTEDKDIINPAYEVINVIGTGIRKIGYWSNYSGLSVVPPEALYTKPPNRSSSSQQLHSVIWPGQTTRKPRGWVFPQNGKQLRIAVTNRASFHEFVAEESGTNMFKGYCIDVFNAAMNLLPYAVPHQLVAYGDGHKNPNGTELIRLITTNVYDAAVGDIAITTTRTRMVDFTQPYIESGLVVVAPVKKSNTSTWAFLRPFTRQMWLITGISFLVVGAVVWILEHRINDDFRGPPRQQCVTILWFSFSTMFFSHRENTVSTLGRFILVIWLFVVLIINSSYTASLTSILTVEKLSSPIKGIQTLVMSDDPIGYQQGSFSRNYLINQLGINESRLKPLTTPDQYVEALKRGAENGGVAAIVDERAYAELFLASHCEFSIVGQEFTRTGWGFAFPRDSPVAVDLSTAILKLSESGDLQRIHDKWLMSSACTSQTTKFEVDKLELKSFSGLFAICGLACVAALIIYFILIMRKFIRHQPQEPDSAGGSSRSARLQTFLSFVDEKEVDLKSKSKRRYMDVVSNVDVDEDASMKGSNRSRKFMSTNKSSNTESAGESI from the exons ATGAGTATAGTTTGGGCATTGCTGTTATGTTTACTCTACAATGGATATCATTCTAGTGGAGCTGATGTTATAAAAAGACCCCAAACTGTCAATATTGGCTCTATCTTTACATTTAACTCTGTAATTGGCAAAGTTGCAAAAGTTGCTGTACAAGCTGCAATTGAAGATGTGAATTCTAGTCCACTTATTCTACATGGCACCAAGCTGAAACTCACTATGCATGATTCCAATTCCAGTGGATTTTTGGCCATTACTGATG CTTTACAATTTATGGAGGGTGATACTGTGGCCATAATTGGACCGCAATCTTCTGTCTTAGCTCATGTCATATCTCATGTGGCTAATGAGTTTAAGATTCCTCTATTGTCTTTCTCGGCAACAGATCCCACCCTGTCGTCGCTTCAGTACCCTTTTTTCATTAGAACAACACAGAATGATCTGTTCCAGATGGCTGCAATAGCAGATGTTATTAGCTTTTATGATTGGAGGAAGGTCATTGCAATTTATATCGATGATGATCATGGAAGGAATGGAATTGCTGCACTAGCAGATGAACTAGCTACAAGACGCTGTGAGATTTCATACAGAGTACCTTTAGAAACTGTATCAACCCAAGGTGACATCAAAGAAGTCTTGGTTAAGGTGGCTTTAATGGAGTCTCGGATTTATGTTGTTCATACTTACACGGGTCAGGGTCTAGATGTGTTTGCCGTGGCGCAATCTCTTGGGATGACAGACAGTGGATCTGTGTGGTTTGCTACAAATTGGTTATCTACTCTCTTGGATACTAGTGGCCCCCTATCCTTAGAGGCATCAAGTAGCGTTCAAGGTGTCGTCACAATGCGAATGTACACACCTGATTCAGAACATAAAAGAGACTTTATCTCTAAGTGGAGCAATTTAACTAAAAAGGACATCAAGAGCCCTTTAGGTTTGAGTACTTATGGTCTATATGCCTATGACACTGTTTGGCTACTTGCTCATGCTCTTGATGAATTTTTTGATCAAGGTGGAAAGATATCGTTTTCTAATGATTCGAGGTTGAATGAACTAGGTGGGGGGAGTTTGCGTCTTGATGCTATGACTGTCTTTAGTGGAGGGGATTCATTACTTGAGAGCATTTTGCAAGTTAATATGACAGGTATCACAGGACCAATAAAGTTTACAGAAGATAAAGACATTATTAACCCTGCCTATGAAGTCATTAATGTGATTGGAACGGGAATAAGGAAAATTggatattggtcaaactactcAGGCTTATCAGTTGTACCTCCTGAAGCACTCTACACGAAGCCACCAAACCGTTCTTCATCTTCCCAACAGCTGCATAGTGTCATTTGGCCTGGCCAGACAACGCGTAAACCCCGAGGATGGGTATTTCCACAGAATGGGAAGCAATTAAGAATTGCAGTCACAAATCGAGCTAGCTTTCATGAATTTGTTGCCGAAGAATCGGGAACTAATATGTTCAAAGGTTACTGTATTGATGTTTTCAATGCTGCCATGAACTTGTTACCATATGCTGTTCCTCATCAGTTAGTTGCATATGGTGATGGTCATAAGAATCCGAATGGCACTGAGCTTATACGCTTGATCACCACTAAT GTTTATGATGCTGCAGTTGGTGACATTGCTATTACCACTACACGGACAAGGATGGTTGATTTCACACAACCTTATATCGAGTCTGGGCTAGTTGTTGTAGCACCAGTTAAGAAGTCAAATACAAGTACCTGGGCTTTTCTGAGGCCATTTACTCGTCAGATGTGGTTGATCACTGGGATATCTTTCCTGGTTGTCGGAGCAGTTGTTTGGATCCTGGAGCACAGGATAAACGATGATTTTAGGGGCCCTCCAAGACAGCAATGTGTGACTATATTGTG GTTTAGCTTTTCAACCATGTTTTTTTCCCACA GAGAAAATACGGTTAGCACCCTCGGACGCTTTATACTTGTCATATGGCTGTTTGTGGTTCTGATAATCAATTCTAGCTATACTGCAAGTCTCACATCAATCCTTACAGTAGAGAAGCTTTCGTCACCAATTAAAGGAATACAAACTTTGGTAATGAGCGACGACCCTATAGGTTACCAACAGGGTTCATTTTCTcgaaattatttaattaatcaactAGGCATCAATGAGTCCAGACTTAAACCTCTGACAACACCTGATCAGTATGTTGAAGCACTAAAACGTGGTGCTGAGAATGGTGGTGTTGCTGCAATTGTTGATGAACGTGCATATGCAGAACTCTTCCTTGCCTCACATTGTGAATTCAGTATAGTTGGTCAAGAGTTCACCAGAACTGGCTGGGGATTT GCTTTTCCGCGGGACTCCCCTGTAGCAGTTGATTTATCAACTGCAATACTAAAACTGTCCGAGAGTGGAGACCTGCAAAGGATCCATGACAAATGGCTGATGAGCAGTGCTTGCACTTCACAAACCACGAAATTTGAAGTGGACAAGCTTGAACTTAAAAGTTTCTCTGGTCTTTTTGCAATATGTGGATTGGCATGCGTGGCTGCTCTCATTATATATTTTATACTTATAATGCGCAAGTTCATCCGACATCAGCCCCAGGAGCCCGATTCAGCTGGTGGAAGCTCACGTTCAGCACGTCTACAGACCTTCCTGTCATTTGTTGATGAGAAGGAAGTGGATTTAAAATCTAAATCCAAGCGAAGATATATGGATGTGGTTTCTAATGTAGATGTAGATGAAGATGCTTCAATGAAGGGATCAAACAGAAGTCGTAAATTCATGTCTACAAACAAAAGTAGCAATACTGAAAGTGCAGGAGAATCCATCTGA
- the LOC141671102 gene encoding glutamate receptor 3.6 isoform X1, giving the protein MSIVWALLLCLLYNGYHSSGADVIKRPQTVNIGSIFTFNSVIGKVAKVAVQAAIEDVNSSPLILHGTKLKLTMHDSNSSGFLAITDALQFMEGDTVAIIGPQSSVLAHVISHVANEFKIPLLSFSATDPTLSSLQYPFFIRTTQNDLFQMAAIADVISFYDWRKVIAIYIDDDHGRNGIAALADELATRRCEISYRVPLETVSTQGDIKEVLVKVALMESRIYVVHTYTGQGLDVFAVAQSLGMTDSGSVWFATNWLSTLLDTSGPLSLEASSSVQGVVTMRMYTPDSEHKRDFISKWSNLTKKDIKSPLGLSTYGLYAYDTVWLLAHALDEFFDQGGKISFSNDSRLNELGGGSLRLDAMTVFSGGDSLLESILQVNMTGITGPIKFTEDKDIINPAYEVINVIGTGIRKIGYWSNYSGLSVVPPEALYTKPPNRSSSSQQLHSVIWPGQTTRKPRGWVFPQNGKQLRIAVTNRASFHEFVAEESGTNMFKGYCIDVFNAAMNLLPYAVPHQLVAYGDGHKNPNGTELIRLITTNVYDAAVGDIAITTTRTRMVDFTQPYIESGLVVVAPVKKSNTSTWAFLRPFTRQMWLITGISFLVVGAVVWILEHRINDDFRGPPRQQCVTILCTYLQSHIKMFSFSTMFFSHRENTVSTLGRFILVIWLFVVLIINSSYTASLTSILTVEKLSSPIKGIQTLVMSDDPIGYQQGSFSRNYLINQLGINESRLKPLTTPDQYVEALKRGAENGGVAAIVDERAYAELFLASHCEFSIVGQEFTRTGWGFAFPRDSPVAVDLSTAILKLSESGDLQRIHDKWLMSSACTSQTTKFEVDKLELKSFSGLFAICGLACVAALIIYFILIMRKFIRHQPQEPDSAGGSSRSARLQTFLSFVDEKEVDLKSKSKRRYMDVVSNVDVDEDASMKGSNRSRKFMSTNKSSNTESAGESI; this is encoded by the exons ATGAGTATAGTTTGGGCATTGCTGTTATGTTTACTCTACAATGGATATCATTCTAGTGGAGCTGATGTTATAAAAAGACCCCAAACTGTCAATATTGGCTCTATCTTTACATTTAACTCTGTAATTGGCAAAGTTGCAAAAGTTGCTGTACAAGCTGCAATTGAAGATGTGAATTCTAGTCCACTTATTCTACATGGCACCAAGCTGAAACTCACTATGCATGATTCCAATTCCAGTGGATTTTTGGCCATTACTGATG CTTTACAATTTATGGAGGGTGATACTGTGGCCATAATTGGACCGCAATCTTCTGTCTTAGCTCATGTCATATCTCATGTGGCTAATGAGTTTAAGATTCCTCTATTGTCTTTCTCGGCAACAGATCCCACCCTGTCGTCGCTTCAGTACCCTTTTTTCATTAGAACAACACAGAATGATCTGTTCCAGATGGCTGCAATAGCAGATGTTATTAGCTTTTATGATTGGAGGAAGGTCATTGCAATTTATATCGATGATGATCATGGAAGGAATGGAATTGCTGCACTAGCAGATGAACTAGCTACAAGACGCTGTGAGATTTCATACAGAGTACCTTTAGAAACTGTATCAACCCAAGGTGACATCAAAGAAGTCTTGGTTAAGGTGGCTTTAATGGAGTCTCGGATTTATGTTGTTCATACTTACACGGGTCAGGGTCTAGATGTGTTTGCCGTGGCGCAATCTCTTGGGATGACAGACAGTGGATCTGTGTGGTTTGCTACAAATTGGTTATCTACTCTCTTGGATACTAGTGGCCCCCTATCCTTAGAGGCATCAAGTAGCGTTCAAGGTGTCGTCACAATGCGAATGTACACACCTGATTCAGAACATAAAAGAGACTTTATCTCTAAGTGGAGCAATTTAACTAAAAAGGACATCAAGAGCCCTTTAGGTTTGAGTACTTATGGTCTATATGCCTATGACACTGTTTGGCTACTTGCTCATGCTCTTGATGAATTTTTTGATCAAGGTGGAAAGATATCGTTTTCTAATGATTCGAGGTTGAATGAACTAGGTGGGGGGAGTTTGCGTCTTGATGCTATGACTGTCTTTAGTGGAGGGGATTCATTACTTGAGAGCATTTTGCAAGTTAATATGACAGGTATCACAGGACCAATAAAGTTTACAGAAGATAAAGACATTATTAACCCTGCCTATGAAGTCATTAATGTGATTGGAACGGGAATAAGGAAAATTggatattggtcaaactactcAGGCTTATCAGTTGTACCTCCTGAAGCACTCTACACGAAGCCACCAAACCGTTCTTCATCTTCCCAACAGCTGCATAGTGTCATTTGGCCTGGCCAGACAACGCGTAAACCCCGAGGATGGGTATTTCCACAGAATGGGAAGCAATTAAGAATTGCAGTCACAAATCGAGCTAGCTTTCATGAATTTGTTGCCGAAGAATCGGGAACTAATATGTTCAAAGGTTACTGTATTGATGTTTTCAATGCTGCCATGAACTTGTTACCATATGCTGTTCCTCATCAGTTAGTTGCATATGGTGATGGTCATAAGAATCCGAATGGCACTGAGCTTATACGCTTGATCACCACTAAT GTTTATGATGCTGCAGTTGGTGACATTGCTATTACCACTACACGGACAAGGATGGTTGATTTCACACAACCTTATATCGAGTCTGGGCTAGTTGTTGTAGCACCAGTTAAGAAGTCAAATACAAGTACCTGGGCTTTTCTGAGGCCATTTACTCGTCAGATGTGGTTGATCACTGGGATATCTTTCCTGGTTGTCGGAGCAGTTGTTTGGATCCTGGAGCACAGGATAAACGATGATTTTAGGGGCCCTCCAAGACAGCAATGTGTGACTATATTGTG TACATATCTTCAGTCTCATATAAAAAT GTTTAGCTTTTCAACCATGTTTTTTTCCCACA GAGAAAATACGGTTAGCACCCTCGGACGCTTTATACTTGTCATATGGCTGTTTGTGGTTCTGATAATCAATTCTAGCTATACTGCAAGTCTCACATCAATCCTTACAGTAGAGAAGCTTTCGTCACCAATTAAAGGAATACAAACTTTGGTAATGAGCGACGACCCTATAGGTTACCAACAGGGTTCATTTTCTcgaaattatttaattaatcaactAGGCATCAATGAGTCCAGACTTAAACCTCTGACAACACCTGATCAGTATGTTGAAGCACTAAAACGTGGTGCTGAGAATGGTGGTGTTGCTGCAATTGTTGATGAACGTGCATATGCAGAACTCTTCCTTGCCTCACATTGTGAATTCAGTATAGTTGGTCAAGAGTTCACCAGAACTGGCTGGGGATTT GCTTTTCCGCGGGACTCCCCTGTAGCAGTTGATTTATCAACTGCAATACTAAAACTGTCCGAGAGTGGAGACCTGCAAAGGATCCATGACAAATGGCTGATGAGCAGTGCTTGCACTTCACAAACCACGAAATTTGAAGTGGACAAGCTTGAACTTAAAAGTTTCTCTGGTCTTTTTGCAATATGTGGATTGGCATGCGTGGCTGCTCTCATTATATATTTTATACTTATAATGCGCAAGTTCATCCGACATCAGCCCCAGGAGCCCGATTCAGCTGGTGGAAGCTCACGTTCAGCACGTCTACAGACCTTCCTGTCATTTGTTGATGAGAAGGAAGTGGATTTAAAATCTAAATCCAAGCGAAGATATATGGATGTGGTTTCTAATGTAGATGTAGATGAAGATGCTTCAATGAAGGGATCAAACAGAAGTCGTAAATTCATGTCTACAAACAAAAGTAGCAATACTGAAAGTGCAGGAGAATCCATCTGA